AACGACGTTTACCACTCCGTCATTCCGGCCCGTCGAGAGCCTCAGGGTCGAACGACGAAAGCCGGAATCCAGTCAGAACGATCTGGATGATGGCTATTTTAGTTCATGGTCATAGCTCGACTTCTGGATGCCGGATCAAGTCCGGCATGACAGAATGCAGAATTTGGTGTCAACGGTAAGTGTCGTTGTAGGGTTAATAAACGGGGACTTTGAAGTACCCCCCCTTTGAAAAAGGGGGATAGGGGGGATTTTACAAATGACGCAATTGTCATTGTAGCCAATATGTTAAGCTTTAGCTTGATGTTACCCTGGCTGGCAGCCAGATGCGTCGTTGACAAATTCAAAGACCTCGTGGTATGTGGAAAGATATTCGAAAACCCCGGTAGAACGGTTACCGATTCGGTAGGGAGGTCCACCATGCGAAAGAAGATCTTGGTGGCTGTCGATAACAGCGTCTATTCGAAATACGCTGTCAAATACGCGGCCAGGATTTCCTCGGCCGCAAAAAATGTGACCTTTACTCTATTTAATGTCCAGCCCTATGTGCCACAAATCTTCATTGAAAGCGCGAAAACAGATCCCGAGGTCAAGGCCCTTGTTCGCAAGAATATCGAGGCAGCCGGATGCATCGTGGCGAAACTCAAAGACCTCATGGTGCGTGAGGGAGTTCCCGAAAACCGTATTGAAACGGTTACCCAGTCCGGCCAGGTAGGGGTGGCCAAGGACATCCTGAACCAGGCTAAACAAGGGCTCTATGATGCTGTCGTCCTAGCGCGGAGGGGACTTACTCCAAGCCGGGATTTCTTTATCGGCACGGTTGCTTCCAAGGTCGTCGAGCATGCGCTAGAAATCCCGGTGTGCGTCGTTGGTGAAGAGACTGCTTCCATGAAGATCATGCTTGCAGTTGATGGATCTGAAAATTCCCTCCGGGTTGTGGATCACCTGATTCATATCGTAGGAACCAATCCGGACCTTAAGCTTGCCCTGTTCCACGTCGTGCCTTGCCTTAAACATTATTATACCGTTGACTTTGAAAGAGAGCACCCACACCTTCAGGAAATTCTTCACCGCGAGGACAAGCGATGTATGGAAAGCTTCTATGAAAATGCCTATCAAAGGCTCAAGGCGGCAGGGCTGAAAAAGCGTCAGATCGAGATTAAGACCAGCACCCAGAGTTATGATATTTCCACAGCCATCCTCGGTGAAGCGAAAACCGGAGGTTATGGCACACTTGTGGTTGGCCGACGTGGCGAAAGGGAGGCCTTTTTCACAGGACGGATCGCTGTACGTTTGGTTCAGAAAGTCTCTGATCAGGCCCTGTGGGTGATTCCTTAGGGCTCGCGCAAGAAAACGGGAATTAGAAAGGAATCTCCTTGGCGCCGGGATCAAGAGGCGCCCATCTCTGGAGATTCAGCGCAAATCTGGTTCTATGCTGGGCGGAACATCAGAAGGAGGTGGTTGCTATGGAAGTGGCTCCACGGAAATCACACACAGAACTGAGCTCACTATGATTTATTCACGCAAACAAAGAAATGTGGTCAAGAAAACACCGGTGCCTGTGATGACCGTTAATCCTTATAAGCTCAAATAAATCGATATAATTGAAGCCGATTAGACAAAAAGGCAAAACAAGGAGGTCGCCATGAAAGCATTTAAGAACATACTTTTCCCCATTGACTTTTCAGAATGTTCCGAAAAGGTTTTTCCCTTTGCGCTCGATATGGCCAAACAATTTGATTCAAAGCTTCATCTCCTATTCGTAGCAAGGGATATATCTTACCTGACAATGCTTGCCATTCGGCGTGATCGGTTGACGAATATCGTGACCGAAATTGCCAGCGCGGGAGAAAACCAGATGAAGGCATTTTGCGACAAACAGTTGGGCGATTTCCCAAACCATGAGACAAAAGTGATGATCGGGGAGCCCGCAGAGGAAATTGTGAAATTTGCCGATGAACAGGGCATTGACATTATCGTCCTGGCCACCCACGGCAGAAAGAGTCTGGACCGAACTCTAATGGGCAATGTGGCCAATCATGTGATTAAAAATGCCAGTGTGCCGGTCTTGACTGTAAATCCCTTCAGGCTCAAGGTTTAATTGTGCATACGTAGGAAAAACAACAGCGTATTCCACATTAGTTAGTACCATCCACAAGCTCCCCCTCCGGCTTCCGGCTCGTAGAGCCTACAGCTTGGAGAGGGCGTGGCCCCCCCGGGCCGGAGGCTGGAGGGAGGGGCAGGCGATGTTTCAAAGGGCGGGCCGTTTGTCCCGCCCTTTCTGTCCGTACGGGCGCATCCGCCACCCCAACCCTCTCCCCCGTAAGGATGGCAGCTACTGCAAACACAGGATTCAAGAAAATCTCAAAGTGTGATTTTTTTCAATAAGGTGCAGTTAGAAGAAGGATGAGAGTGATTAACGCCATAAGAGCAAATTCTTAGCACCTTTCCACCAACCTGCACAGATCAAGAATGCCTATATTGGCAATAATCTGCTGATCTTCATCGACCACCGGGATTTCTTTGATATTATGATAGATCATTCGCTCGAGAATCTTCTCAAGATCATCATCTCTCTGAGCATATATCACGTGTTTGTCCATGATATCAGCCACGTCTTCAGAAGTGATCCGGGTCAACAAAGAGCGGACGCTAAACTGGGGTTTATGTCGGGCAGCAATGACCTCGCGGATCAACACCCCTAGAGAGAGGGTTCCCTGGAGTCGTCCATGCTTGTCAATCACGTAAATACTTCGAAGTTGCCGCACGCCGGTAATCTTTTCAGTGGCTTCATTTAAAGCGCAATCACCTGATATTGCCAAGTAGGGCATGTTTTCAATTTTATCGAGCACTTCACCAATTTTCATAGCCCCTCCTCTGCTGTGATGGTTTCACCCACTTTCCCCAAGGCGTATTTGACCAAGGGTAGGCCTATCAATTGGCTGATGATTACTGTCCCTACAACCACGTTTACCAGGTAATTTGACACTATGGGTAATGGAAAAACTTCCTTCCCCACAAGCACCAATCCCACAGCCAAATTAGCCTTGGGGAAAAGCGCTAGTCCCATATATTTTTTTACATCTTCGGGGGCTCGGGATACCTTGGTCCCAATCCAGGCGCCCAGTTGTTTGCCACCCATGCGGATTACAAGAATGGCTACGGTCAGTAATCCAGCGGCCATAAGTATTCTCAGATCAATATGCGCTCCGGCCAGGCCAAAAAAAAGGCCGAATAGAGGCTCTTGAATCTGTTCGACCACCAGGAAAAAATCATGATGTCGCCGTTCCAGATTGACAATGACAAAACCCACAACCATGTTGGCCAGTAATGGTGAGAGCTTTAGTGAGGAAGCAACTCCACTGGTACCAAAAAGAATGCCCAAAATCACCATTAGCAGCGCTTCTCGCCGGCGTACCAGAAGAGCTATAGTTCTCAGAAACATCGCTGCGGGAATTCCTAGAAGCAGGGAAAGGATGATTTTCCCCATCGCTCCCGCCAACATTCCGATGCCAAAAACCGCCCCCGGATGAATCAGAATATTGGCAATGGTATTGGCCAGGGCAAAGAAGATGATGGACAGGCCATAACTGATGGCTATGACCCCCAGCAGAGTGGTGGTGAAAGGTCCACTGGCTCTTAGCTCAGAAATTATGGCCAATAGCGGGCTGGCAGCCGTAGCTATAGAGAGGGCTCCAATAATCAGAGCCATGGGAAGATATGTTTCTAACAGGCTATACTCCGAACCCTGAAAACCGGTGAGAAATGGCATTGCAGGGAGCAGAAATGCAACCGTTAAAAGGAAGACGCTCCCACCCTGGGAAAGGGTGATCCACAAAACACTTCTCCCTACCCGTTTAAGCCGGTCAAGGACGAGACTGCCGCCAATCGAGTAGGCGATGATGCTCAGGGCCATTTCGGTGATGACATAAAGATCTCTGCCAACCAGCCGAGACGACAAGATATTGAAAAAAGAGGGACTGAACAACATACCAGCCACCAGGTAACCGCTGACGCGGGGCAACTTGAGCGCGTTAGCCGCGCGTCCTCCCAAGTACCCCAGAATCAGCAACAGCCCCACGGCCAGTAAGGGATGCGTAATCATTGAAAAGCCTCTTCCCCCTTTTTGAGCCATAGCTCCAGTAGGTCCAGGATATCGAGGTCGGCAATGATCAGGCCCTCCTGGTCTACTACGGGCATGTCCTTGACATTGCGTTCGATCATCCTGGTGACCACATCGCGTAACCATTCATGTTCGTGACAAATGCTGAGTCCGGCATCCATCACGTCTTCAGCCTTTTCAGAAGAAAAAAGCTCCACGATATGTTCGGTAAGCACCAGTGCGTCGCTGACTCTACTCTTCATATAATAGCGGAAGACGACATCTTTCAAAGTATCTAATGAAATCGTACCCTTAACCTTGCCCTCAGAATCTGCCACATAGACAATGCGCCCCCGATGTCTTTTGACCATGGCGTGTAACACTTCTCTAAGGGAGCTTTCTGTGTTTACTATGGACAATTCCGCTCTGTGTGGTAAAGAAACCAGAAAGTCTTTTACCGTCAATCTCTTCATTGCTGCACCTTTATTTATGGTTTGTGGGCGTTAAATTATCTCCGTTTTACCGATTTTAAGTAGTTCAGGTGTAACCCTCCTATTTGACACATAAACCCAAAAGCTTTTTCTTGAAACGTATAGTGTGGGTCACCGCTTAAATTCCGGTAGGTACCCGCTCACCTCCGTCAGCATGGTATCCACCTCGCGATAGATCCTCTTGAGTTCAGTCAAAGCCGCACCCACCAGGGGGATATCGTTGGACACCTTGGTGCGCCCGAGTTCCAGTAACCTCAAGGCATATCCGGCCACGCGATCAAAGTTGTTCAAGGAAAGGATTAACTTGGGCACCCTTTCCGCATCCTCCTTGGTGAGATCCTGCCGAGAAATCTGAATCACGTACTCGAATATGGCTTGCCGAAGACTCCGGACTGCTGGTCTGTACTCTTCCACGCGGTTTAGCAGCACTACGTCGTTGTGCATGAAACCGTCCATGGCGTACTTTATCATATTGCGGGAGATCTCGCCCAGTCTTACTATTTCCTTGATCGCCAGTTCTGTGGCAACGAGCGGCTCTTCGATAAACCTGTCGTCAAGGTATTGAGGGGTTTCGATTGCAGGCTTTACCACTGCCCTTGCAGGAACAATCCACGAAATGAACCTTGAGAATGGCCCCACAATCGGCAAAAACAACGCGGCGTCTACCAGCTTTATCATTACGTGAATATTGGCAATCTGGTGGGCCAGACTGCCGCCTATTCTGGGAATTATCCAAAGATAAAAGTGATAGAAGATCCCCAAGGTTAAAAACGCGCCGAATACATTAAAAAAGGTATGGCAAACGGCAGCACGCTTCGATCCCACATCGGTACCAATACTTGCAACGAGCGCAGTGATGCAAGTTCCAATATTGCATCCTAGAACCAGGGGAATTGCTTGTGTCAGATCAGTGACCAGGCCCTGGGAGGCAAGCACAACAATAATACCTACCGTGACACCACTGGCCTGCACAATTGCCGTAGCAATGGTCCCCACCGCCAAACCTATTAACATACCCTTCAGGCTGCCGCTGCTAAGCAAAAAAAGTCTTTGAATAATCACCTCGGACTCCGAAGGGATAGCTTTTTTCATAAGAACAAGGCCCAAAAAAAGCATTCCAAAGCCAAGGAGGATCAAGCCGCTATCCTTTACCTTAGAGCCTTTGAAAAACATATGCAGAACCATGCCCAGCCCTATGGTAGGAAGGGCTAACTGGTCAGGCTTGAAGGCGACAATTTGAGGCAATATTGTCGATCCGATATTCGCCCCGAGGATCACCCCAATGGATTGGACAAAGTCCATCACGCCTGCATTGATGAAACCAACAACCATGACAGTGGCGGCGCTGCTGCTCTGAATAATAGTGGTTACAACCGTGCCGAGGCCCAAACCGTAAACAGGACGCTTTGTCACGGTTGTCAAGACCCTCTTCATCCTACCCCCGACTACTTTTTGCAGGCTGTCGCTCATGAGGTGGAGACCAAAAAGAAAAAGGCCTAGCCCCCCAAAGACCTGAAACAAGGTTGCCGTCACGGACACCTTACCCTTAGGGGAGATCTTGTCGCCAGGGAGAGCTTCCGGGACCTTGAGATCTTTTTTTCCTTCCGGGGCGCTAGGTTCCGCAACCTGAGAGGAGGGGGTTGATTCCGGATCAAAAATAGATGTGCGAGAAAAGGTTACAAGAGGTATGATCAGAAAAATCATCAGGGCAAAGGCAGGCGCCCATAGATAGCGTTTGTGGGCCAACTGTAAGAACAGGCATGCACAACGAGACTCTCCGCCGGGGGCATGACAGTCGGCTTTCTTGAAAGGTAAAGGGACCATATTCTGAAAGACTGTAGAAGCCGGTCAAATTCGCTCACGAATCACAAGGATGTAAAGACGATCAGCCGCATCCTCTATAACATCCGAGATATCGGTAATACTTCGAAGGAATGTCTCCAACTGAATCTTGTTAGCAAGGGGAAGATCCGAGGCGAATATGCTCCTCATCAGGGCCTCTTCTTGCTTGTCTACCTCGGATTCCATAACACCGATGGGGATGATCTTTTCCCGGATAGCATCCAGGTTATTATCTGCCTGCAAGGTCTCCTTGAGTGCAAAGAGCCTCACAGCCTCCCGAAGGATACGTAACATCTTTGCCACTGTCTCCACGATATCGAGCAGGCCATCCTTATAATCCTCTGGCAGATGAGGTTGTTGGAACACCAGGACGTCAGAAGCAGCCTCTGCTTTGTTGGCTATCTTGTCCACAAACTCGGTCATCATATAGATGTCTTTTCGGTCAATGGGGAGAAAGGCGCCCGAATAAAGGTAGTCGCCAATCTTTCTCTGGAGTATGTCAGCCTCGGTTTCGGCATAGTCGCAGTTTGCATGGATAGCTTCGAATCTGGGTGTATCTGCCTGAAAAAACGCCTCAAGGCAGCGCTTGAAACAGTCCAGGCATTCTCCCACCTTCTCAAAGTGGTCATCAATAAGCTCCATTACCTTTTTTTCTTTTTCGGCAATCATGGAAATCTCCCTTTTGCTATCTCACACGCTTTTTCAAACTGACTAACGGCTTATTCCCTGTCAACAGCCATGTTCAAAATGCTTTTAACCATTAACAACGATAAGGAAACCAGTCAATTCATATCTTGGGAACCTCAAAAAGGCTTGTTGATAAATTCGGAGATGTGTATGCGCAAAATTTGCCTCTTGCCTCAATAGAGATTCGATAGTAATAAGACAGCGATAATTCAATGCTCGATAGTCGAGATACAGAAGGCTCTTATGAACATAGATATCTCAAAGTTCGAGAAGTGCCACATCCTGGTCATCGGCGACTTAATGATCGATGAATACGTATGGGGGGAGGTGGATCGCATATCCCCTGAAGCGCCCGTACAGGTGGTTTCGGTACTCAGGGATAGTGTCACCCTTGGCGGTGCAGGCAACGTGGTGAACAACCTTGTTGCCCTGGGCGCGCAGGTGACCGTTGCCGGTGTTTTAGGGGCTGGAGCAAACGCTGATCTACTAATGAAGATGTTCCGAGAACTGGGTGTGGACACTGCGGGTGTCACTCAGGATCCAACAAGACCTACTACCAAGAAAACCCGCATCATAGGCGGGCACCAGCATGTACTGCGCATAGATCGTGAGACAAGGCAGGAAATATCCGAGGAACAGGTTAATACCTTGGTTTGCTTTGCAAAGGACCGTATCGACACCTTCGATCTGATCCTGGTTTCCGATTATGGCAAAGGCCTCGTTTCGGAAACGCTTTTGCGACAGATCATTGATGTGGCTAACCAGAACAAGAAGAGAATCATCGTTGATCCCAAGGGGCTTAATTTTAGAAAATATGCGGGAGCCACGGCAATCACGCCAAACAAGAAGGAGGCGTCGCTGGCAGCCGGGATCGAGATTGTTGACGATGCGTCCCTTGAAGCAGCGGGCGAAAAATTGCTCCGTGGTATTCCAGTCCAAATGGTCCTCATGACGTGCGGCAAGGAAGACATGGTTCTCTTTGAGCAAGGCAAAGAACCTTACAGAATTATAATAGGCGAGGCCCGGCAGGTCTTTGATGTCTCTGGAGCAGGTGATACTGTTGTGTCTGTGCTGGGTTTGGGGTTAGCCTCAGGGTGCTCTTTTCGACAGGCCGCAGCCATTGCCAATGTTGCGGCAGGAATTGTTGTGGAGAAAGTTGGCACAGCAACAGTCTCGAGGAAGGAGCTACAAAGCGCACTGGAACCATCGATTGAAGCGCTGGCGACGAAACAAAAGACGTTATCTGATCTGATTCTAATCATAGATCGCCTCAGGGCCGGGAGCAAAACCATAGTGATGACAAACGGCTGTTTTGATCTACTCCACGTCGGCCACATCAAGCTCCTGTCTGCCTCCAAGAAGATGGGCGATGTGCTCATCGTAGCCATTGACGATGACGAATCCGTGCGTGCCCTTAAGGGAAAAGACCGCCCCATCATCGCGGCCCAGGAGCGCATCCGGATCATCAGTGCGCTGGACTGTGTGGATTATGTGACCCTCTTTTCAACCAGGGAGCTTGGCGATCTCATTGAGGCCCTTCGCCCTGATGTTTTGACCAAAGGGAGCAATTACACCAACGAGACCGTGTTGGGCAGGGAGATCGTGGAAAAGTTCGGAGGCCGCATCGCCCTGATTCCAATGACCGAGGCTGTCTCCTCAACCGGGGTAATCAAGCAGATCAAGCAAGGGGCAGCAGCAGGCTGAGGTATCTGTCAGGTAGCTCCCGCTGGTCCGCCTGCGGGCCGGAACCTGCCAACTTCGCCAGAGCAGCTGCGACGGCCGAATCGGCGGAGAGCTCGCAACCTGACCTACTTCTGAAGTTCAGGCCTTCGGACCGGAGAAAATTGTCCAACAACATTCTTTTTGCGGAAGGTCCCCCATGTTTTCAACTTTAGCTCATTTTAGCTCATTTTAGGCATTTTCCCCATGCTCTGGATTCAAGAAACCCGGGACGGGGTGATATTTAAGATTACTGTCCAACCCAGGGGTTCGAGAAATGAAATCGCGGGTCTTCAGGGCGATGCCATGAAAATCAGGCTAACAGCCCCTCCCGTGGAAGGGGCTGCCAACAAGATGTGTGTTGAGTTTCTGGCCGAATCCTTGAAAGTGCGAAAATCAGTCGTGGAAATAATTCGCGGCCGCACCAGCAGGTCAAAAAAAGTGCTGGTGCGGTCGGCAACCCGCAAGGAGATTGAATCCCTCCTGAAAAGCTAAGGGCTGGGGCAAAAATACCAAGTTATTTTTGACCCGCCCTAACCGTCTCCACCTCATCCGTCGTATCGCCTCAACACCATTACAGCATTGTGTCCCCCAAAGCCAAGGGAGTTGTTCATAACCACATCGAGCTTTGCCGGTGTCGGTTCGGTGATGATGTTCAGATCCATTTCCGGATCGGGGGTTTCGTAGTTTATGTTGGCAGGGATAATCTGCTTTTCTATTGCCAGGGCACAGACTACAGCTTCAACCGCTCCTGCAGCCCCGATGAGGTGCCCGATCATTGACTTGGTAGAACTCGCCGGCACCTTATAGTCACCGAAGACCTCGCCAATAGAAAAGGCCTCGGCCTTGTCGTTGAGGGGAGTGGAAGTGCCGTGAGCATTTACATAGTCAACGTCTGCCGGTTCCAGGCCTGCCATGGTCAGAGAATCACGAATCGCCTTCTTGACCATGCGCCCTTCCGGATCGGGCGCTGTGATATGGTAAGCATCCGTGTTTGTGGCATATCCCACGATTTCTGCGCAGATCTTAGCGCCCCTGGCCAGGGCGTGTTCAAGAGCTTCAAGGACCAGGACCCCTGCCCCCTCACCGATCACAAAGCCATCCCTATCCTTGTCAAAAGGCCTGCATGCCCTTTTGGGATCGTCATTTCTCCGAGACAACGCCTTCATATTGGCAAATGAGCTGGCCGCAATTTCCGTGAGAATCGCCTCGCTGCCGCCGGCAACAATGACATCAGAGTCTCCCAGCGCAATATCTTTGACGGCATAAATCAGCGAATAGGCTCCTGTCGCACAGGCATTGGCCGTACATGGGCTGGTGCCCGTAAGCTTATGGATAATGCTTACGTACGCATTAACCGCGTTTGGCATCATCATTGGAATCAAAAAGGGGCTTACCCTTGAGGGGTTCTTGCTTTCGATCAGCTTTCTTTTTTCCTCTTCAAGGGTCATCAAGCCGCCAATCCCCGTTCCAATCATGGTCCCTACGTTGTCATTGTATCTGCCCAATTTCAGACCGGAATCCTCAATGGCAAGGGATGCGGCAGCAACTCCGTACTGGGTAAACCTGTCCATTCGCTTGACATCCTTGGGATTGATCCCGTAGTCCTTGTAGTCAAAGGCCCTTATCTCGGCGCCTATTTTGGTCTTGAAATTGGAAGTATCAAATCTTGAAATAAGATCAACCCCGCATTTCCCCTCCATGAGGGCATCCCAAAATCTCTCCTTTCCGGACCCAATGGGTGTGACAACGCCCATACCCGTGATGACGACTCTTCTTTTCTCCA
This genomic stretch from Deltaproteobacteria bacterium harbors:
- a CDS encoding universal stress protein, giving the protein MKAFKNILFPIDFSECSEKVFPFALDMAKQFDSKLHLLFVARDISYLTMLAIRRDRLTNIVTEIASAGENQMKAFCDKQLGDFPNHETKVMIGEPAEEIVKFADEQGIDIIVLATHGRKSLDRTLMGNVANHVIKNASVPVLTVNPFRLKV
- a CDS encoding universal stress protein, which codes for MRKKILVAVDNSVYSKYAVKYAARISSAAKNVTFTLFNVQPYVPQIFIESAKTDPEVKALVRKNIEAAGCIVAKLKDLMVREGVPENRIETVTQSGQVGVAKDILNQAKQGLYDAVVLARRGLTPSRDFFIGTVASKVVEHALEIPVCVVGEETASMKIMLAVDGSENSLRVVDHLIHIVGTNPDLKLALFHVVPCLKHYYTVDFEREHPHLQEILHREDKRCMESFYENAYQRLKAAGLKKRQIEIKTSTQSYDISTAILGEAKTGGYGTLVVGRRGEREAFFTGRIAVRLVQKVSDQALWVIP
- a CDS encoding cation:proton antiporter is translated as MITHPLLAVGLLLILGYLGGRAANALKLPRVSGYLVAGMLFSPSFFNILSSRLVGRDLYVITEMALSIIAYSIGGSLVLDRLKRVGRSVLWITLSQGGSVFLLTVAFLLPAMPFLTGFQGSEYSLLETYLPMALIIGALSIATAASPLLAIISELRASGPFTTTLLGVIAISYGLSIIFFALANTIANILIHPGAVFGIGMLAGAMGKIILSLLLGIPAAMFLRTIALLVRRREALLMVILGILFGTSGVASSLKLSPLLANMVVGFVIVNLERRHHDFFLVVEQIQEPLFGLFFGLAGAHIDLRILMAAGLLTVAILVIRMGGKQLGAWIGTKVSRAPEDVKKYMGLALFPKANLAVGLVLVGKEVFPLPIVSNYLVNVVVGTVIISQLIGLPLVKYALGKVGETITAEEGL
- a CDS encoding TIGR00153 family protein; translation: MIAEKEKKVMELIDDHFEKVGECLDCFKRCLEAFFQADTPRFEAIHANCDYAETEADILQRKIGDYLYSGAFLPIDRKDIYMMTEFVDKIANKAEAASDVLVFQQPHLPEDYKDGLLDIVETVAKMLRILREAVRLFALKETLQADNNLDAIREKIIPIGVMESEVDKQEEALMRSIFASDLPLANKIQLETFLRSITDISDVIEDAADRLYILVIRERI
- a CDS encoding Na/Pi cotransporter family protein, producing the protein MVPLPFKKADCHAPGGESRCACLFLQLAHKRYLWAPAFALMIFLIIPLVTFSRTSIFDPESTPSSQVAEPSAPEGKKDLKVPEALPGDKISPKGKVSVTATLFQVFGGLGLFLFGLHLMSDSLQKVVGGRMKRVLTTVTKRPVYGLGLGTVVTTIIQSSSAATVMVVGFINAGVMDFVQSIGVILGANIGSTILPQIVAFKPDQLALPTIGLGMVLHMFFKGSKVKDSGLILLGFGMLFLGLVLMKKAIPSESEVIIQRLFLLSSGSLKGMLIGLAVGTIATAIVQASGVTVGIIVVLASQGLVTDLTQAIPLVLGCNIGTCITALVASIGTDVGSKRAAVCHTFFNVFGAFLTLGIFYHFYLWIIPRIGGSLAHQIANIHVMIKLVDAALFLPIVGPFSRFISWIVPARAVVKPAIETPQYLDDRFIEEPLVATELAIKEIVRLGEISRNMIKYAMDGFMHNDVVLLNRVEEYRPAVRSLRQAIFEYVIQISRQDLTKEDAERVPKLILSLNNFDRVAGYALRLLELGRTKVSNDIPLVGAALTELKRIYREVDTMLTEVSGYLPEFKR
- a CDS encoding YggU family protein, which codes for MLWIQETRDGVIFKITVQPRGSRNEIAGLQGDAMKIRLTAPPVEGAANKMCVEFLAESLKVRKSVVEIIRGRTSRSKKVLVRSATRKEIESLLKS
- a CDS encoding CBS domain-containing protein, whose translation is MKRLTVKDFLVSLPHRAELSIVNTESSLREVLHAMVKRHRGRIVYVADSEGKVKGTISLDTLKDVVFRYYMKSRVSDALVLTEHIVELFSSEKAEDVMDAGLSICHEHEWLRDVVTRMIERNVKDMPVVDQEGLIIADLDILDLLELWLKKGEEAFQ
- the fabF gene encoding beta-ketoacyl-ACP synthase II, with product MEKRRVVITGMGVVTPIGSGKERFWDALMEGKCGVDLISRFDTSNFKTKIGAEIRAFDYKDYGINPKDVKRMDRFTQYGVAAASLAIEDSGLKLGRYNDNVGTMIGTGIGGLMTLEEEKRKLIESKNPSRVSPFLIPMMMPNAVNAYVSIIHKLTGTSPCTANACATGAYSLIYAVKDIALGDSDVIVAGGSEAILTEIAASSFANMKALSRRNDDPKRACRPFDKDRDGFVIGEGAGVLVLEALEHALARGAKICAEIVGYATNTDAYHITAPDPEGRMVKKAIRDSLTMAGLEPADVDYVNAHGTSTPLNDKAEAFSIGEVFGDYKVPASSTKSMIGHLIGAAGAVEAVVCALAIEKQIIPANINYETPDPEMDLNIITEPTPAKLDVVMNNSLGFGGHNAVMVLRRYDG
- the rfaE1 gene encoding D-glycero-beta-D-manno-heptose-7-phosphate kinase — its product is MNIDISKFEKCHILVIGDLMIDEYVWGEVDRISPEAPVQVVSVLRDSVTLGGAGNVVNNLVALGAQVTVAGVLGAGANADLLMKMFRELGVDTAGVTQDPTRPTTKKTRIIGGHQHVLRIDRETRQEISEEQVNTLVCFAKDRIDTFDLILVSDYGKGLVSETLLRQIIDVANQNKKRIIVDPKGLNFRKYAGATAITPNKKEASLAAGIEIVDDASLEAAGEKLLRGIPVQMVLMTCGKEDMVLFEQGKEPYRIIIGEARQVFDVSGAGDTVVSVLGLGLASGCSFRQAAAIANVAAGIVVEKVGTATVSRKELQSALEPSIEALATKQKTLSDLILIIDRLRAGSKTIVMTNGCFDLLHVGHIKLLSASKKMGDVLIVAIDDDESVRALKGKDRPIIAAQERIRIISALDCVDYVTLFSTRELGDLIEALRPDVLTKGSNYTNETVLGREIVEKFGGRIALIPMTEAVSSTGVIKQIKQGAAAG
- a CDS encoding CBS domain-containing protein yields the protein MKIGEVLDKIENMPYLAISGDCALNEATEKITGVRQLRSIYVIDKHGRLQGTLSLGVLIREVIAARHKPQFSVRSLLTRITSEDVADIMDKHVIYAQRDDDLEKILERMIYHNIKEIPVVDEDQQIIANIGILDLCRLVERC